Proteins co-encoded in one Flavobacterium fluviale genomic window:
- a CDS encoding SusC/RagA family TonB-linked outer membrane protein codes for MKGKIKGLLILVFVFTTQLFFAQEKTISGIVSDAAGPIPGVNVLVKGTNNGVQSDFDGKYKIKAKTGDVLVFTYMGMKDQSITIGNSSTVNVKMQDGGEQLEEVVVTALGVKKEEKKLGYAVSKITSDEITKSGEQNVLQALAGKAAGVQVIGTGGTPGASSKIIIRGVNTIKGNSDPLIVVDGIPIDNATSQTSAGDNPFNANLSGINNSNRALDINPDDIESVSVLKGPAAAALYGERAGNGVIIYTTKKGKNGKGLGIDYSTALAIDHVSQLPARQNKYVQGTSAAATAVNPNTPQSWGPSAESLNIPMYNNVKNFFQEGLTFTNNISFYGGNEKATYRASYGNVTQTGMIPETGLKRNTLRVVGDLKLNDKWKTGGSLQYTHTTNTLAQNGSNSSGVMLSLLRSPSNYDLRNYKDEEGNNMNYYNSYDNPYFTVNENPATSDVNRVFGNMYLTYSPADWLSFTAKGGIDTYSDYRKQVYAISSNGDNLAGMGEVAFNNINNKQFYGDFIATGLLPLKSEWLKINYTAGLNLRSSQNTDVFSRGKDLAVRNLYNLSNATQLYASNAESNIMSRALFGQLEFDVKNQLFITGSLRKEWSSTYGTDANSALFPAASASWVLSSSFDLPESVNFMKLTYGYGEVGIAPQPYYTISTFSQPFMTDGFTDGLSFPYNGVNGMGVSGVLGNQQLKPERVLGHELGFNSKFFDNRLSFDLNLYYKTSKDLLIELPLPQSSGYALVYQNAAELVNKGIEIELGYDIFQKNKPFQWNVNLNWSKNENKVTDIYGNLNEISIETAFGSIGYYAVKGQPLGSFYGTKWQRDENGQKIIGSNGLPLVAEETGNLGNSAPKWTGGLRNTFTYKRVSLSGLLDFRHGGAVYNGTLARLHNFGVSEASADREHSYVIDGVKEDGTPNNIAISAKNYYQKYLGDGGGAAEEAITDVNWIRLRDVTLSYDFNVKKITAINSAQLSFTGRNLWLNTNYKGVDPETSLTGAGSKINGLDYFNNPGSKSFIMTLKVGF; via the coding sequence ATGAAAGGAAAAATTAAAGGATTACTTATTCTGGTTTTTGTTTTTACAACGCAATTATTTTTTGCGCAGGAAAAGACAATTTCAGGAATAGTGTCGGATGCAGCTGGACCAATTCCAGGAGTAAATGTTTTGGTGAAAGGCACAAATAATGGTGTGCAGTCAGATTTTGATGGAAAGTATAAGATAAAAGCAAAAACAGGTGATGTTTTAGTTTTTACTTACATGGGAATGAAAGATCAAAGTATCACTATAGGTAATTCGTCTACTGTAAATGTAAAGATGCAGGATGGAGGAGAACAACTAGAAGAGGTTGTGGTGACGGCTTTAGGGGTTAAAAAAGAAGAAAAAAAACTGGGATACGCTGTCTCAAAAATTACTTCGGATGAAATAACTAAATCTGGAGAACAAAATGTTTTGCAGGCGCTTGCAGGAAAAGCGGCTGGTGTTCAGGTTATAGGTACGGGTGGAACTCCAGGTGCTTCTAGTAAAATAATCATTAGAGGAGTAAACACAATTAAAGGAAATTCAGATCCTCTAATTGTAGTTGATGGTATTCCTATTGATAATGCAACAAGTCAGACAAGTGCAGGTGATAATCCATTTAATGCAAACTTGTCAGGTATTAACAACTCTAATCGTGCTTTGGATATTAATCCTGACGATATCGAAAGTGTATCAGTACTTAAAGGCCCTGCGGCTGCGGCATTATACGGTGAGAGAGCTGGTAACGGAGTTATTATCTATACAACAAAAAAAGGTAAAAACGGAAAAGGTTTAGGAATAGATTACTCAACTGCATTGGCAATTGATCATGTAAGTCAATTACCGGCTAGACAGAATAAATATGTTCAAGGTACTAGCGCTGCAGCAACTGCTGTAAACCCAAATACTCCTCAAAGCTGGGGGCCTTCGGCAGAGTCGCTAAATATTCCGATGTATAACAATGTTAAAAATTTCTTTCAGGAAGGATTAACTTTTACAAACAACATTTCTTTTTATGGAGGGAATGAAAAAGCTACTTATAGAGCCTCCTACGGTAATGTTACACAAACAGGTATGATCCCTGAAACAGGTTTAAAAAGAAATACTTTAAGAGTTGTTGGAGATCTGAAACTAAATGACAAATGGAAAACAGGGGGTAGCTTACAATATACTCACACTACCAATACATTGGCACAAAATGGAAGTAATTCTTCTGGCGTAATGTTAAGTTTGCTTCGTTCTCCTTCAAATTATGATCTAAGAAACTATAAGGATGAAGAGGGTAATAATATGAATTATTATAATTCGTATGATAATCCATATTTTACAGTCAATGAAAATCCTGCGACAAGTGATGTAAATCGTGTTTTTGGAAATATGTACCTTACTTATTCACCAGCAGATTGGTTGTCTTTTACTGCAAAAGGAGGGATAGATACTTATTCTGATTATAGAAAACAAGTTTACGCTATTTCATCTAATGGAGATAATCTTGCAGGTATGGGTGAAGTTGCTTTTAATAATATTAATAACAAACAATTCTATGGTGATTTTATAGCAACAGGATTATTGCCTTTAAAATCAGAATGGTTAAAAATAAATTATACTGCAGGACTTAACTTACGTTCTTCTCAGAACACAGATGTTTTTTCTCGAGGAAAAGATCTTGCTGTGAGAAACCTTTATAATTTGTCAAATGCGACACAATTGTATGCATCAAACGCAGAATCTAATATTATGTCCAGAGCTTTGTTTGGACAATTAGAATTTGATGTTAAGAATCAACTTTTTATTACAGGATCGCTTAGAAAAGAATGGTCTTCTACTTACGGAACAGACGCAAATAGCGCTTTATTTCCAGCAGCTTCCGCTTCATGGGTTTTGTCAAGCTCTTTCGATTTGCCAGAGTCAGTAAACTTTATGAAATTGACTTATGGATATGGAGAAGTTGGTATTGCTCCACAGCCATATTACACAATAAGTACATTTTCTCAGCCATTTATGACAGATGGTTTTACAGATGGACTAAGTTTTCCTTACAACGGGGTAAACGGTATGGGAGTTTCTGGAGTTTTAGGAAATCAACAGCTAAAACCTGAAAGAGTATTAGGACATGAACTTGGATTTAATAGTAAGTTTTTTGATAATCGTCTTTCATTCGATTTAAATCTATATTACAAAACATCTAAAGATTTATTAATAGAATTACCATTACCGCAATCAAGTGGCTATGCATTAGTTTATCAAAATGCAGCAGAATTAGTTAATAAAGGTATTGAAATAGAGCTTGGGTATGATATTTTTCAAAAAAATAAACCATTTCAATGGAACGTAAATTTGAATTGGTCTAAAAATGAAAATAAGGTAACTGATATTTACGGAAACTTAAATGAAATCTCTATTGAAACTGCTTTTGGTTCTATTGGATATTATGCTGTTAAAGGACAGCCATTAGGAAGTTTTTATGGTACAAAATGGCAGCGTGATGAAAATGGACAAAAAATAATTGGATCTAATGGTTTACCGTTAGTAGCAGAAGAAACAGGAAATTTAGGTAATTCTGCTCCAAAATGGACAGGAGGTTTAAGAAATACATTTACTTATAAAAGAGTTAGTTTGTCAGGGTTATTAGATTTTAGACATGGCGGTGCCGTGTATAATGGTACATTGGCAAGATTACACAATTTTGGTGTTTCTGAAGCTTCTGCAGATAGAGAGCATAGTTATGTTATTGATGGTGTGAAAGAAGATGGAACTCCAAATAATATTGCAATATCAGCTAAAAATTATTACCAAAAATACTTAGGTGACGGTGGAGGAGCTGCTGAAGAAGCCATAACAGATGTAAATTGGATAAGACTCCGTGATGTTACTTTGAGTTACGATTTTAATGTGAAAAAAATTACAGCGATTAATTCAGCGCAGTTGTCATTTACAGGTCGAAATTTATGGTTAAATACCAATTATAAAGGTGTTGATCCGGAAACTAGTTTAACAGGTGCAGGTTCAAAAATTAATGGATTAGATTACTTTAATAATCCTGGAAGCAAATCATTTATAATGACTCTTAAAGTTGGATTTTAA
- the argS gene encoding arginine--tRNA ligase, producing the protein MSLPQILTPSIQKAIQALFDVTVDKIEFQTTRKEFEGDITMVIFPLLKLIKSNPAELGNKIGNYLVENVSEVARFNVVSGFLNIVISDSYYLDFFNGIKDNKQFGYVTPNPEEKAVMVEYSSPNTNKPLHLGHVRNNLLGYSVAEILKASGKKVYKTQIINDRGIHICKSMLAWEKFGNGETPESSGLKGDKLVGKYYVEFDKAYKAEINSLIETGKTEEEAKKQAPIIIEAQDMLKKWEAGDEEVISLWKKMNEWVYEGFATTYTNLGVNFDKYYYESNTYLLGKDVVQVGLDKGVFEKDPDGSVWIDLTDEGLDRKIVLRSDGTAVYMTQDIGTAIQRVKDMPDVGGMVYTVGNEQDYHFKVLFLILKKLGFDWASSLYHLSYGMVDLPSGKMKSREGTVVDADDLMQDMTDTAKQISEDLGKLDYYSDEEKAKLYKTIGLGALKYYILKVDPKKRILFNPAESVDFAGNTGPFIQYTYARIQSIIRKADFDFTAKTEIEELHEKEKELVKQIELFPEVIQNAAQNHSPALIANYTYDLVKEYNSFYQSVHILGEVDLTKKIFRVQLSQKVAEVINSAFQLLGIEVPERM; encoded by the coding sequence ATGTCATTACCACAAATTCTTACACCTTCTATACAAAAAGCAATACAAGCATTATTTGATGTTACTGTTGATAAAATCGAGTTTCAAACTACTAGAAAAGAGTTTGAAGGCGATATCACGATGGTAATTTTTCCGCTGCTAAAATTGATTAAAAGTAATCCGGCAGAATTGGGAAATAAAATTGGAAATTATCTAGTTGAAAATGTTTCTGAAGTAGCGCGCTTTAACGTAGTTTCAGGTTTTCTGAATATTGTAATTTCAGATAGTTATTATCTAGATTTCTTTAACGGAATAAAAGATAATAAACAATTTGGGTATGTAACTCCAAATCCTGAGGAGAAAGCTGTAATGGTAGAATATTCTTCGCCAAACACCAATAAACCGCTGCACTTAGGACACGTTCGTAACAATTTGTTAGGATATTCTGTTGCTGAAATTTTAAAAGCATCTGGTAAAAAAGTATACAAAACTCAAATTATCAACGATAGAGGAATTCATATTTGTAAGTCAATGCTGGCTTGGGAAAAATTCGGAAACGGAGAAACTCCAGAATCTTCTGGTTTAAAAGGAGATAAATTGGTTGGTAAATATTATGTAGAATTTGACAAAGCATATAAGGCAGAAATTAACAGTTTAATTGAAACTGGTAAAACAGAAGAAGAAGCTAAAAAACAAGCGCCGATTATTATCGAAGCGCAAGATATGCTTAAGAAGTGGGAAGCTGGAGATGAAGAAGTTATTTCGCTTTGGAAAAAAATGAACGAGTGGGTTTATGAAGGCTTCGCAACTACTTATACAAATCTTGGAGTTAATTTTGATAAATATTACTACGAAAGCAACACATACTTATTAGGAAAAGATGTTGTTCAGGTTGGTTTAGATAAAGGTGTTTTCGAAAAAGATCCCGACGGTTCAGTTTGGATTGATTTGACTGACGAAGGTCTTGATCGTAAAATTGTTTTACGTTCTGACGGAACTGCTGTTTATATGACGCAGGATATTGGAACTGCAATTCAACGTGTAAAAGATATGCCAGATGTGGGAGGAATGGTTTATACTGTAGGAAACGAGCAGGATTACCATTTTAAAGTACTATTCTTAATCTTGAAAAAACTTGGTTTTGACTGGGCTTCAAGCTTATATCATTTATCATACGGAATGGTTGATTTACCTTCTGGAAAAATGAAAAGCCGTGAGGGAACTGTTGTAGATGCAGATGATTTAATGCAGGATATGACTGATACAGCCAAACAAATTTCAGAAGATTTAGGAAAACTTGATTACTATTCTGACGAAGAAAAAGCAAAATTGTACAAAACCATCGGTCTTGGAGCTTTGAAATATTATATTTTAAAAGTAGATCCTAAAAAACGCATTTTGTTTAATCCAGCAGAATCTGTGGATTTTGCAGGAAATACAGGGCCATTTATTCAATATACATACGCGAGAATTCAATCGATAATCCGTAAAGCAGATTTTGATTTTACTGCTAAAACTGAAATAGAAGAACTTCATGAAAAAGAAAAAGAATTGGTGAAACAAATCGAACTTTTCCCAGAAGTAATTCAGAATGCGGCTCAAAATCACAGCCCGGCTTTAATTGCGAATTACACTTACGATTTGGTCAAAGAATATAATTCGTTTTATCAATCAGTTCATATTTTAGGTGAAGTAGATTTGACAAAAAAAATATTTAGAGTGCAGTTGTCTCAAAAAGTAGCTGAGGTAATAAACTCTGCATTCCAGTTATTAGGAATAGAAGTTCCAGAGAGAATGTAA
- a CDS encoding TonB-dependent receptor domain-containing protein, translating to MKLKFFLFALLGIIATAQAQNTGSVSGKITEKSNSAPISYATVSLKENGKVVSGVNTDDNGNFSFKNIALKSYTIEIQYIGFRKYIGSVILSENKKAATVNVSLEEEATQLQGVNIVAERSTIEQKIDRKVVNVGKDLTTAGASASDIMNNIPSVNVDQDGKLSLRGNDNVRVLIDGRPSNIDPAQLLKQIPSTSIKKIELITNPSAKYNPEGMSGIINIILHKNANTGFNGSYSGGITFGETAKYNQSLDLNYKTGKVNFFGNVGQNFGTYYNDGFIKRFDQDIVQRIDVINDNDSYLYKIGMDYLIDEHNTLSIYTNQNKSNGKGFVNTDIDYNNVTNSDISNIFQKSRYWGPDQVGTYNLAYKHIFKKEGHTLDFEGNYSDNKETQNASFDTKTTNIDNTSSDLLYNDLLKGTRKLTTLNIDYVNPLNEKTTLEAGAEARITRTGNDYTTGNPLIPAASQNSHYTYDTDIYSAYVTFGQKFKKFSYQVGARFESYKAAANLNYGETTFDDDYITLYPSAYLTYNLNEKNTLQFSYSRRVDRPSLEQTKPIREFATPLVTSLGNPELRPQFTNSVEVNYTKTLEKGSFTAGVFVRSINDQISRILYPDPADPNKEKQIMTFTNYDHNTAYGFEVSFNYKITKWWDIQPSIDFSSINQEGIVFQYDPAANTSNPVERKITVAAFNGRMNSNFKVNKRLSFLAFGFYRGAVDGLQNNSHEMYKMDIGSRYTLLDNKMNISVRFNDVFNTMKYAFDTMYPYPQTGQFTWESQTVYVGLTYNFGGAKIKNLQRKQREDNTNKGGGGMF from the coding sequence ATGAAATTAAAATTCTTTCTGTTCGCGTTATTGGGGATAATCGCAACAGCACAAGCTCAGAATACGGGAAGTGTTTCTGGAAAAATTACGGAAAAGTCAAATAGTGCACCTATTTCTTATGCAACTGTTTCACTTAAAGAAAATGGAAAAGTAGTTTCTGGCGTTAATACAGACGACAATGGAAATTTTTCATTTAAAAATATTGCTTTAAAAAGCTACACAATCGAAATTCAATACATCGGATTTAGAAAATATATTGGATCTGTTATTTTAAGCGAAAACAAAAAAGCTGCAACTGTAAATGTTTCTCTTGAAGAAGAAGCAACACAGCTTCAAGGCGTAAATATTGTTGCCGAACGCTCTACAATCGAACAAAAAATCGATAGAAAAGTAGTTAACGTTGGTAAGGATTTAACAACGGCTGGAGCTTCTGCATCTGACATTATGAATAATATTCCTTCTGTGAATGTCGATCAGGATGGAAAACTTTCGCTTCGCGGCAATGATAATGTTCGTGTCTTAATTGACGGACGCCCTTCTAATATTGACCCAGCGCAGTTATTGAAACAAATTCCTTCAACTTCTATCAAAAAAATTGAGTTGATTACAAACCCAAGCGCAAAATATAATCCAGAAGGAATGTCTGGAATTATTAATATTATTTTGCACAAAAATGCGAATACTGGTTTTAACGGAAGTTACAGCGGTGGAATCACTTTTGGAGAAACTGCCAAATACAATCAGTCTTTAGATTTAAACTACAAAACAGGAAAAGTAAATTTCTTTGGGAATGTGGGACAAAACTTTGGAACGTATTACAATGATGGTTTTATCAAAAGATTTGACCAAGATATTGTTCAAAGAATTGACGTAATAAATGATAACGACTCTTATTTGTATAAAATTGGGATGGATTATTTAATTGACGAACATAACACTTTATCTATTTACACCAACCAAAACAAGTCGAACGGAAAAGGTTTTGTGAATACTGATATTGACTATAATAATGTAACTAATTCTGATATTTCAAACATTTTTCAAAAATCAAGATATTGGGGACCAGACCAAGTAGGAACTTACAATTTAGCCTACAAACACATTTTCAAAAAAGAAGGTCATACGTTAGATTTCGAAGGAAACTACAGCGATAACAAAGAAACTCAAAATGCTTCTTTTGACACAAAAACAACTAATATTGACAATACAAGTTCAGATTTATTGTATAATGATCTACTGAAAGGTACTCGAAAATTAACAACTTTAAATATCGACTACGTTAATCCTTTAAACGAGAAAACAACTCTTGAAGCTGGAGCCGAAGCAAGGATCACAAGAACAGGTAATGACTACACTACAGGAAATCCATTAATTCCAGCTGCAAGTCAGAATTCTCATTATACTTATGATACAGATATTTATTCTGCATATGTGACTTTTGGACAAAAATTCAAAAAATTCAGCTACCAAGTTGGCGCACGTTTTGAGAGTTATAAAGCTGCGGCTAACTTAAATTATGGTGAGACAACATTTGATGATGATTATATTACATTGTATCCATCTGCTTATTTGACCTACAATTTAAATGAGAAAAACACTTTACAATTCAGTTACAGCCGACGTGTTGACCGCCCAAGTTTAGAGCAGACTAAACCAATTCGTGAATTTGCTACTCCGCTGGTTACATCATTAGGAAATCCTGAATTAAGACCTCAGTTTACTAATTCTGTTGAAGTAAATTATACTAAAACACTTGAAAAAGGAAGTTTTACGGCGGGTGTTTTTGTAAGAAGCATCAATGATCAAATTAGTAGAATTTTATATCCAGACCCAGCAGATCCAAATAAAGAAAAGCAGATTATGACTTTTACAAACTACGATCATAATACAGCTTACGGTTTTGAAGTTTCATTTAACTATAAAATCACAAAATGGTGGGATATTCAACCTTCTATAGACTTTTCAAGCATCAATCAAGAAGGAATTGTGTTTCAATACGATCCTGCAGCAAACACAAGTAATCCTGTTGAAAGAAAAATTACTGTTGCAGCATTCAACGGACGTATGAATTCTAACTTTAAAGTAAATAAACGTTTGAGTTTCTTAGCTTTCGGATTTTACAGAGGCGCTGTAGACGGGCTTCAAAACAACAGTCACGAAATGTACAAAATGGATATTGGTTCTCGTTACACATTGTTAGATAACAAAATGAATATTAGTGTACGTTTCAATGACGTTTTCAACACTATGAAATATGCTTTTGATACAATGTATCCTTATCCTCAAACTGGGCAGTTTACATGGGAAAGCCAAACAGTTTATGTGGGTTTAACCTATAACTTTGGTGGTGCAAAAATCAAAAACCTGCAGCGCAAACAAAGAGAAGACAATACGAATAAAGGTGGAGGCGGAATGTTTTAA
- a CDS encoding copper homeostasis protein CutC — translation MKKNQLEIACFNYESALIAQENGADRIELCENMKLGGTTPNSILVVKVREDLKIKMHVIIRPRGGDFVYSDEELTEMKQDIKQFKKLGVDGFVFGILKENGKVNKKQNKELVHLAHPLSCTFHRAFDVVKDVENSLEDVIECGFKTILTSGQGINVAEGIWTLEKLQKLAGDRIEIMPGGGLRSSNIKLLQEKLDLTFYHSSAITNDSEIANPEEIKELRNFL, via the coding sequence ATGAAAAAAAATCAACTCGAAATAGCTTGTTTTAATTACGAATCTGCACTTATTGCTCAGGAAAATGGTGCGGACAGAATTGAGCTGTGCGAAAACATGAAACTTGGAGGAACTACGCCAAATTCTATATTGGTGGTAAAAGTCCGTGAGGATTTAAAAATCAAAATGCATGTGATTATCAGACCTAGAGGCGGCGATTTTGTTTATTCTGATGAAGAACTTACAGAAATGAAGCAAGATATTAAACAATTTAAAAAATTAGGAGTTGATGGTTTTGTGTTTGGGATTTTAAAAGAAAACGGAAAGGTAAATAAAAAACAAAACAAAGAATTAGTGCATTTGGCACATCCGCTTTCTTGTACATTTCACCGTGCTTTTGATGTGGTAAAAGATGTAGAAAATTCACTTGAAGATGTTATTGAATGCGGTTTTAAAACCATCTTAACATCGGGTCAGGGGATAAATGTAGCAGAAGGAATCTGGACTTTAGAAAAACTTCAAAAACTTGCCGGAGATCGAATCGAAATTATGCCTGGCGGCGGTTTAAGATCTTCAAACATAAAATTATTACAAGAAAAATTAGACCTGACTTTTTATCATTCGTCAGCAATTACAAATGACTCTGAGATTGCAAATCCTGAAGAAATAAAAGAACTTCGTAACTTTTTATAA
- a CDS encoding 3-oxoacyl-ACP synthase III family protein: protein MYHSKITGLGYYVPSNVVTNDDLSKIMDTNDEWIQERTGIQERRHIIRGEDTTTSMGVKAAKIAIERSGVAKEDIDFVVFATLSPDYYFPGPGVLVQRDLGLKTVGALDVRNQCSGFVYAISVADQYIKTGMYKNILVIGSEVHSTGLDMTTRGRGVSVIFGDGAGAAVLSREEDLTKGILSTHLHSEGQHAEELALQAPGMGARWVTDIIADNDPNDESYYPYMNGQFVFKNAVVRFAEVINEGLEANGLQVSDIDMLIPHQANLRISQFIQNKFKLTDDQVHNNIQKYGNTTAASIPIALTEAWEEGKIKSGDTVVLAAFGSGFTWASAIIKW from the coding sequence ATGTATCATTCAAAAATAACAGGCTTAGGATACTACGTTCCTTCAAATGTTGTGACAAACGATGATTTGTCTAAAATCATGGATACCAATGATGAATGGATTCAGGAAAGAACAGGAATTCAAGAAAGAAGGCATATCATTCGTGGAGAAGATACTACAACCTCAATGGGAGTAAAAGCGGCTAAGATTGCAATCGAGCGTTCTGGAGTTGCTAAAGAAGATATTGATTTTGTGGTTTTTGCTACATTAAGTCCAGATTATTATTTTCCAGGACCAGGAGTTTTGGTGCAAAGAGATTTAGGTTTAAAAACAGTTGGTGCTTTAGATGTTAGAAACCAATGTTCAGGATTTGTTTATGCAATTTCTGTTGCAGATCAATATATTAAAACTGGAATGTATAAAAACATTTTGGTTATTGGTTCAGAAGTTCATTCTACAGGTTTAGATATGACAACTCGCGGACGCGGTGTTTCGGTAATTTTTGGAGATGGGGCAGGAGCAGCTGTTTTAAGCCGTGAAGAAGATTTGACAAAAGGAATTCTTTCTACTCATTTACATTCTGAAGGACAACATGCAGAAGAATTAGCTTTGCAGGCACCTGGAATGGGAGCGCGCTGGGTAACTGATATTATTGCAGATAATGATCCTAATGACGAAAGTTATTATCCGTATATGAACGGACAGTTTGTGTTTAAAAATGCTGTAGTTCGTTTTGCAGAAGTAATTAACGAAGGACTGGAAGCAAATGGACTTCAAGTTTCAGATATTGATATGTTGATTCCGCATCAGGCGAATTTGAGAATCTCGCAATTCATTCAAAACAAATTCAAATTGACAGACGATCAAGTTCATAATAATATTCAAAAATACGGAAACACAACTGCAGCCTCTATTCCGATTGCTTTAACCGAAGCTTGGGAAGAAGGTAAAATTAAATCCGGCGATACCGTAGTTTTAGCAGCTTTCGGAAGTGGCTTTACTTGGGCTAGCGCTATTATTAAATGGTAA